CATGTTCATCACCTCAGCAACCATTTTGAACAGAAAGAGGAAAAGATATACACATAGAAAATAATTTTTTCACTTATTTTTTGACATTCGACTAGATTTTATGCAAAAAAATGAGGGGCGCATGGCGAGGGGCGTCTCCCTGCCGTTTGCCCCGAACATTTGACAGAAAACCGGGGCGGCAGAACCCCGGTTCATCCGTTTTTCGCGGTCAATTTGTTTAAAAACGCCGTCGCCGACGAAATATGAACGCCGCGGTAATAATATTTGACGATGTCAGCGTACGTTTTCCCTTCTTTGGCCATAAAGTTGGCTCCGTATTGACTCATGCCGACGCCATGGCCGTAGCCTTTCGTCGTAATGATGATGTCATCTCCGTTGCGCACCCAGGTGAAATCACTCGACGGCAACCCGAGCCGTTCGCGCACATCGCGGCCCGTAAACGTCTTGCCGCCAATCTTCACTTCGCCGACGCGGCGGCCGGGAGTGCGCGATACAATGACGCCGACGGAGCCGTCAGCGGGCAGTTGGACCCCCAGTCTTCGCTCGAATTCCGCCACCGACATCGTTTTTCTCTGGTAAAACTTCGGGGATTGTTTGTCCCATGGGCTGGCGACGCTTTTTAAATACGGAAAATCGCTTTGCCAATAGGCTTCCGAATTTTCCGTATAGCCGTTGCTTGTCGAAAAAAACAGCGCCTCGATCGGCTCATTGTTGTATGTCAAAATTTGCCCTTGCGTGTCCATCACCGCTTTTGTCACTTTTTTCATTTTCCAATCGTAGTCGCTGCCCCATAGTTTTCGCAGTTCGTCATCGCTGTAATAGACTTGATGAGCCACCGTGTCGGTCACATTCGCTCCTTTTGGCAGGCGAAACGGCTGGTTGGCGAGCAATTGCTTCACGATGTACGTTCTTGCCGTCAACGCTTGCGCCTTTAATGCCTCGAGTTCAAATTCGGCCGGCATTTCCGCCGCAACGACGCCGATGACGTATTGCTCGAGGGGAATATGTTCGACGCGTTGTTCTTTGCTTCGATAGACCGCCACGTCGATGGACGGCCCTTCGGCTGCCTGCGACCGTTGGACTTGTTCTTGCTTGTGCAGTTGTTCGGCCAATTTGGCCACCTTCCCGTCATAAAATGGAAGAACGAGCGCCGTCGGAATGACGAGGATGGCGACAAACAGCGAGAGAGCGAGCGCCATCACCGGTTTCAGTCGTTTCACCATAGCCGAGCCCCCAATATGCATTTTCCAAGCACAAGCGGACATCGCGAATGAATGCCTGCGTTGGCTTCGGTTCGTTACTATAGTTATGGGCTCGGACAAGTATATATGACAGTTTTCTTTCCAGCCAAAACCTTCATGAGCGCGTTTCGCACTCCGCCTAAAAGGCTGGTGAAAAACAACGGATTCGCTCAGTTTGTGAGAAATCGCAAGGAATGACGCTATGGTGTTGCAAGGTTTTTCCATTTGAGAAACACTGTTGGAGAACAGCATTTCCCCTTAAATCGCCAGCCTGCTAAACATGAAGCCGTTGAAAAAAGTCGGTGACTGAATAGGGGCGATGGAACAAGGGGGTTCTCGAAAGCACATGTTTCACCACCGTCGCGACTTGCTTCGCGCGATGCGATCAAGCTTATGGAGAAATTTCATACAGACGGTCTTTCTCTGAGCTTCAAAACAGACCGTTAGGAACGAACGGTTGTTTTTTACCGTCCTTCGACGGTCGCCCGTGTTCCAAGAAAAAACGACCATTCCCTGCTCGAAGGCAGTTCACGGTCGTTTTTCGCTCTTTATCCGTTCCATTGGATCGTTTGAATTTGGTCGAATTGTTCTGTTTCTTCGCGGACGCGTTCAATGTCGGCCCCAAGCGCAGCCAACTTTTCGTGGAAGCGGACATACCCGCGGTCGAGATGACGAAGCTCGGTCACGCGCGTGTAGCCGTCCGCCGCGAGTCCAGCCAAAATCAACGCCGCCGCTGCGCGCAAATCGGTGGCCGCCACTTCGGCGCCTTGCAGCTGGCACGGGCCATTGATAATGACGGAACGCCCTTCAATTTTAATATCGGCGTTCATGCGCCGGAATTCCTCCACATGCATAAAGCGATTTTCAAACACCGTCTCGGTGATCATGCTCGTGCCTTCCGCTTTCAACAAGAGAGCCATCATTTGCGACTGCATGTCGGTCGGAAAGCCCGGATATGGCATCGTTTTAATGTCGACGGCTTTCAGCTTTTCCGGACCGATGACACGCAAGCCGCTTTCCTCTTCAATGACGGTCACGCCCATTTCTTCGAGTTTAGCGATCAGCGAGCCTAAATGTTCCGGAACGGCTCCTTGCACGAGGACATTGCCGCCGGTGATTGCCGCCGCCACCATAAACGTGCCGGCTTCGATGCGGTCCGGAATGACCGTATGCGTTGTGCCGACGAGCTCGTCAACTCCCTCGATTCGAATCGTTCCGGTGCCGGCGCCGCGCACTTTGGCGCCCATCGCGTTCAAAAAGTTCGCCAAATCGACGATTTCCGGCTCTTTCGCACAGTTTTCGATCACAGTCGTGCCTTCCGCGAGCACGGCGGCCATCATAATGTTTTCCGTCGCCCCGACGCTTGGAAAGTCCAAATAAATTTTGGCGCCGCGGAGCCGTCCGTTCACTTCCGCATCGATAAAGCCATTGCCGACTTTCACAGACGCGCCCATCGCTTCAAATCCTTTTAAATGTTGATCGATCGGGCGCGAGCCAATGGCACAGCCGCCCGGCAGCGCCACGCGGGCTCGGCCGTTGCGCGCCAACAGCGGCCCCATGACAAGCACCGACGCGCGCATTTTTCGCACATATTCAAACGGCGCTTCCACCGTCAACGGACCGGTGGCATCGACGGTGACCGTCTCGTCGGCAATGTGCACATCGGCGCCTAAATAGCGGAGCACTTCACTGATTGTATATACATCGGAAAGAGCAGGCACATCATGAATCGTACTTGTTCCTTTCGTAGCCAATAAAGTGGCAGCGATGACAGGCAAAACGGCATTTTTTGCGCCTTCCACTTTGACGGTGCCGCTCAACCGGTTTCCGCCACGGACGATGATCTTTTCCAAGGTATTCCCCTCCGCGTCCAATTTCTCTATATTAGTATTCAATGGTAATGATTGGGGTTCCAGCAACGACGCGCGTCTTGCCGCCCAATTTTTCTCTCAAGGCGAGTTGCAGGTTGATCGGCTGATGATTGGCGGCCGGGAGAACGTTCTTCCACTGCCCAGTATATGCAGACAGGGAAACGAGTGACTCTTCCCGCAGCCACTCGACAGGCGTCGCTTGAAAATCGCGAAGCAATTGAGAAGCTTGATCGAACAAACCACCTTCCATATTACCACTGAACTCGCCTTCAATACAAGCGAAAAATGTAGAGTGATTCACAAATAGTCCGTTCGTCGTTTTTTGAATGTGCTGTGCTGCTTCTTTCCACCCAGCTTGGCTCCACGTTGGGCCGGTCGCTTCATAGAGGATATACGTTTGCGGCGTTCCATTTGTGACGGTCATCACGAGCTGGATTTGTTCACGAAAAAAGGAATGTTCATTCGTGCCGATCACTTTTTGCCAATGGCTAGTTTGGTGGAACGTCCAGCGGAAGGAGCGGTATGTTTGTTTGAACTCCGCCATTTTTTTGAAAAAGTCCGCATCATTTTGAATATCGTGGGCATACTCTCTTGTGTACACGACCCAGCGGCCGAGCGAGGCACCGTGTTGCGCCAATGTGTGCGCCATCATTTCCAACGGTTCGGACCATTCGTTCCCCCGCGCGCCTTCCGTCCGGTATTGCCCTGCGGCCAACAACAAGACCGCGGCGGCCAGCGCCATCAGCCAACAGATTGGATTTTTTCTCATCTTCGTTCCCTTCCTCTCCTTACTTGTTATTGTTGCCACCGGGCAAGGGAACATACGTCAAAAAAATCGACAACCGGCGATTTTTGAAATCGCTTTCATAAATAAACATCAAAGCGGAGGGCAAACAGCCGAGAATCCATGGAAGAAGGGGACGGGACGGGGAGCAAAGAGGCGGCGGCAAGAACGGATCGGCCGGACAGAGGGCGGGGCAAGCGGACAGTTGGAGGGGGAGCCGAAGCACCACGGCGCCCCGGGCCTCCCTATTCGCGGAACAAATACGGCAAATCGGTTGACCAAGCCCAATAGTCAAGGAAAAAGTTCGCCACCGTCGAGCCGATGGCAATCGTCAATAAAATGTACAGCAGCCGCCCTTGGACGACGCGGTTCGGCCGAAGCAGCACCTCGAGCCGCACCGCCTGCAGCGTCCACCACGTCACCGCTAGAAACGCCAAATGAACGATAATCGAAATCAACGCTTGTTGGCCGATGACCGGCATCATCAAGTTTCACCTCTTTCTCAAGCATATGTGAAACGGCGCATACGAAGCATTTCCTCTTTTTCGGAACGCGGCGTGCAGCCAAAGCACTTCATGCGTTTCGAAAACAGATTAAGCGTCGCATGACAAGCTCTTCTCCCCCGAAACAGCACCGGCCGCACATCCAAGGTGCTCCTCGTCCCGAAACAAAGCCAGCGGGATGAGCATTCCCCTCTTTCTATGAAAATGCGCAGGCCTTGAAACTTTCATGCTAGGTGGAAAGCAAACATTGCTCGATGGAGCTTTCCTGCGCAAAGCACGCAGCGCATCCCCTCCTTTCCAAACGAAGCCGGCGGCGCAAAAAAAGAGGAGAGGCATTCTCCCTCTCCCTTTATTCTACCGTTACGGCAAAAAATCGCCAAAATGCCCAAACTGGGCAAGCATATCGTAAGCAAGCCCCGGCGCCCAGCCGATCGCCAACGTTCCAAGCGCGCAAAGAACGACGGCGGTCGACAGCCCGGCCGGCAGCCGGCCAAGCGGCGCGGTGAACGTCGGGCGGAAAAAGAGCTGGACGATCAAATTGAAATAATACACGTACGAGATGACGGTCGTGATCGCCATCACGGCGGCGAGCACATAATGGCCCGGCTCTGTGACGACAAGGCCGATGAAAATATGCAGCTTGGCGATAAAGCCAGCTGTTCCTGGGATGCCGGCGAGCGAGAGCAAAAACAGCCCGAACGCCGCAGCCAGAAATGGGCGGTGCCGATATAAGCCGGCGAGCCCATCCAAATCATCGGATCCGGTTTCATTGACAATATGGGCAATAATGGCAAACGCCCCGATGTTCATCAACGTATAGACGAGCAAATACATCCAGAGCGAATCGATCATCGCCCATGACATCGCGGCAAACCCCGCGAGCAAGTAGCCGGCGTGGGCGATGCCTGAGTAGGCGAGCAGCCGCTTTAAACTCCGCTGCCGAAGCGCCACGACGCTGCCGATGATCATCGTCAATCCAGCTAACACGGTGATGATCGGCTGCATCGACAAAAGAAGCGATGATGGGTCACGCCCTTCAGACGACGCCGCGGCAAAGATCGTCACCAGCAAACGGAGAAGAAGGGCAAAGCCGGCCGTTTTCGACACGACGGCAAAAAACGCGGTCGCTGGAACGGGCGCTCCTTCGTACACGTCCGGCGCCCACATATGAAACGGAACAGTCGCCAGCTTAAACGAAACGCCGATGAGCAAAAGCAGAAACGCCAAAGCAAGCATGTACGGCTCGTTCGTCTCCTGCAAGCGGCGCGCGATGCCGCCGAGATTCGTCGTTCCGGTCAAGCCGAACACATAACTCATGCCAAACAGCATGATGGCGGTGGCGATGCCGCCATTGATGACGTATTTGAGCGCCGCCTCGTTCGATGCCGGCGCCGTTTTGCGCAAACCGGCCAAAATGTAGGACGACACCGAAAGCAGCTCAAGGCTGACAAATAATGTAAGCAAATCGCCGCTAGACGCCATCATCATCGCCCCAAGCAGCGCAAACAACATCATATAGACAAATTCGCCGCGGTGCGGACTGCCTTCTTTCGGCGCCCATTCGGCCACTAAAAGCAGAGCGAGCGCTCCGCCAGCCAGCAAAATGAACTTGAACGCTTTGGCGAACGCATCGAGCCGGAACGTATCATGCAAAATCGATGCCGACCCGGCCGGGATCATCGCCGCTGTCGCGATCATGGCGAGCGCCGCCGCCGCCGCGGCGCCCCAAGCAAGCGGCCGGCGGCTTCGATCACTCGGCAGCGCCAAGTCAATCACCAACAGCGCTATGGCGGCCGCGAGGACGATCCATTCGGGCGCCATCATGCTCCAATCGGATTGCCATACATCGTTCATGTGATCAACCCCCTAGCCCGTTCATCATCGTCTTGACGACGGCCGTAAGCGGCGCGGCCAATAGCTGTGGATAGACGCCGACGGCCACGATCAACGCGACGAGGATGAACGCCGGCACAGCTTCTTTTCCTTGCAAGTCAACGACGCCCCCTTGCGGTTCACCTAGGCTTGCCGCAGATGCTTGCGGCTCACGCCAGCCCATGACCGCTTCCCGCCGGTCGCGGGGGCGGCCGAACGTGATATCAAGGACGGCTTTCAGCGAATAGACAGCGGCGAAGATCAATCCAAGCGCACCCACGGCGGCAAGGGCCGGCTTCGTTTGAAACAGCCCGAGAAACGACGTGAATTCACCGACAAATCCCGCCAGCCCCGGCAGACCGAGCAAGGCGAGCGCCGCTGTGAGCAAATACCCGGAAAAGAGCGGCATCGCTTTCGTCAGTCCACCAAGCCGGTTGATGTCCGTTGTTCCCATTCGATGAGCGAGCACGCCGACAAGCAAAAACGACAAGGCCGAGATGAGTCCGTGAGCCACCGATTGAAAGACCGCTCCTTGAATGCCGGCCTCATTCAACGCACCGAGTCCGATGAGCACGACCCCCATATGCGACACGCTCGAGTAGGCGAGCACGCGCTTCAATTCGCGCTGGCGAAGCGCCAACAGCGCGCCGTACAGCACGTTGATGACGCCAAATAGAGCGAGAACGCCGGCAAACGAGCGGAACTCATCCGGAAACAAGCCGACCCCGAAGCGAATCATCCCATACGCTGCGATTTTCAGCAACACCCCGGCATGAAGCATCACCACCGGCGGCGGCGCTTCGACGTGGACGCGGATGAGCCAGCGGTGGAACGGAACAGCCGGCAGCTTGACGGCAAATGCCAACAACAGCCCGCCGAGCAGCCAGCGACTCCCTTCCTCCGTCAACGGCGCAATCAGTTGCCCTTCCGCCGCTGGATTATGTAACATTTCATGAAGCAAGGCAAAGTTCGCTGTTCCAGTTCGGGCAAGCAGCACCGCGATCACAACAAGCAACAAAGCCGAGCCGAGCCCGTTGTACAACAAGTAGCTGTACGCCGCCCGCTCGCGCTCAAACCCGCCCCACTTGCCGACAAGCAAAAACATAGCGACCAACGTCACTTCTAAGAAGAGGAAAAACCAAACGAAATTGGCGGCGGAAAATACGCCGAGCATGCCAATCTCAAGCGCCAGCAGCCAGAGAAAATACCCTTTTTTCTCCGTTTTGACAAGCATCGACGCCAAAGCGGCCAACGTCGCCAACACCGCGGTCAGAACGATAAAGACAAGCGACAGCCCATCGATGCCGAGCTCATAGCGGATCACATACGCCGCGTCCGTCAAAAATGGCAGGTCAGTAAGCCGCACCCAGTCCCGCGCTTCGTCGAGCCGCTCGAGGCGAAACCCGCGCCCGGACTGAATGAAAGCAAACAACGCCAAAATGAGCGGCGGTACGGTGGTAGCCGTTCCGAGCCATTGAATCATTCGTTCATCCGTTTTGCGGACAAACATCAGCAACACGATGCCTAACAGCGGCGAAAAGACGAGCAGCGATAAAAACATCATAGCCAGTACCCCCCTGTTAAGGCGAAAATGACGACCAAAATCGCCAATCCGGCCACCGTCACCGCCCCATACGTCTGCGCCTGCCCGTTTTGCCCGCGCGACCCAGCCGAGGCGGCCGCGCCGACAATGCCGGCGGCAAGCCGGGCGAGCCCTTCAACAAGGAAGCGGTCGACATACGTCAACAGGCGGCTGATCCATGACACAAGCGACACGACCGTCAAACGGTAAATGTCATCGATGTAGTAATGACGGCGCAGCAGCTCATCAACATACGGAACACGCGCGGACAGCCAATCGCGCGGCATTTTCTGCGCCCCGTACATCAGCCAAGCGAGAAAAATCCCTGCAAACGACACGATCGTCGCCAAAACAGCGATCCATCCCGGCGCCGCTTCATGACGATACGCTCCATCCGTCAACCATTCGCCAAGGAACGAGCCAAACCATGGCGTTTGCATGTATCCGGATGCAATCGACAGCACGCCGAGCACAAGCATTGGCGCCACCATCGAGGCTGGCGCTTCATGAGCATCCTCATGATGCCGCGCTTTGCCGGCAAAGACGAGGAAAAAGAGCCGGAACATATAAAACGACGTCAACAGCGCGGCAGCGACCGCGAGCCAAAAGAGGAGGCGCGGCCCGTTCGTCCAGGCGGCGGCCAAAATTTCGTCCTTGCTGAAAAAGCCGGCGAATAGCGGAACCCCGCTGATCGACAGCGCCCCAATGAGGAATAGCGGCGCGGTCCATGGCAGCCGCCGCCAAAGCCCGCCCATTTCCTCGATGTTTTGCGTACGGACGGCATGAATGACGCTCCCGGCGGCCAAAAAGAGGAGCGCTTTAAAGAACGCATGCGTCGTCAAATGGAAGATGGCCGCGACATAGCTGCCGGCGCCAAGCGCCAACATCATATAACCGAGCTGGCTGATCGTCGAATACGCGAGGACGCGCTTAATGTCCGTCTGCACCAAGCCGATCGTCGCGGCGAAAATCGCCGTCACCCCGCCGATCGTCGCCACAGTCATCATGGCTGCATGGCTTGCCTCATACAGCGGAAACAATGCCGCCACAAGGTACACACCGGCCGCCACCATCGTCGCAGCATGGATGAGCGCCGACACCGGCGTCGGGCCTTCCATCGCGTCTGGAAGCCATGTATGGAGCGGAAATTGCCCCGATTTGCCGATGGCGCCGATGAAAATCAAGATCGCCGCGAGCGTCGTCATCCCCGGCGACAGCGTCCCGTCGCCGACGGCGCGGAAAATGTCGTCGTAATCAAAGCTGTGCGTTTGCCAAAAGAGCAACATCATGCCGATGAAAAAGCCAACGTCGCCGATGCGCGTCATGATGAACGCTTTTTTCGCCGCCGCTTTTGCTTCTTCCTTATAGAAGTAAAAACCGATCAGCAAAAACGATCCAAGCCCGACGAGCTCCCAAAAGATGTACGCCTGCAGCAAATTCGGCGACAGCACAAGACCGAGCATCGCAAACGTAAACAGGCCCAAATACGCGTAAAAGGTGGAAAACCGTTCATCGCCAGCCATGTACCCTTGCGAATACACATGGACGAGCCAGCTGACGAGTGCGACGACGACGAGCATCCAAGCGTTTAGGGCGGTGGCGGAAATCCCGACCGTCAACGTCACGCCGCCTATCGTCATCCATGTCCAGTTTGCCTCATACGTCGACCCGCCGAGGCGGTCCACAAGCACCGCGAGCGCCAAAAGCAGCGACAAGAACGCCGCGGCGATGCCGACATAGGCGCTTGCCTGTTTCCATCTCCGTCCGAACAGCAGCAACAGAATGAACGAACCAAGCGGGAACAGCGGCACAACCCAAGCTAGGTTCATCATCGTTCCCATCCCCTTCTCTAATGTTTCAACGAATTGGCTTCATCGACTTGAACCGTCTTCCGGCTGCGGTAAAAAGCGATGAGCGCAGCTAAGCCGACGGCTGCTTCCGCCGCCGCCACGGCGATCGCAAACAGCGCGAACACATGCCCGTGAACGCTGGGATGGGCGCCGTATTTGGCAAACGCGACGAAATTGATGTTAACCGCATTTAACATCAGCTCAATGCAGATGAGCACAATGACCGTATTCCTCTTCGTGAGCGCCCCGTACAGCCCGATGCAAAACAAGATCAGCGCCAACGCTAAATAGGCCGATAATGTCATTCGTCTTCCGCCCCCTTGCCGTCTTTTTTCGCCAACACGATCGCGCCAATTAAGGCGACAAGCAAAATGACAGACACGATTTCAAACGGAATCGTATAATACGAGTAAAGCAACTTGCCGATCGCCTTAGCGTTGTCGCCCGCCAGCGCGCTGCCGTCAGCGCCGAAGTCGAGCTGGCGGATGCCGAAGTAGACGGCAAGGCCGAAGGCGATGACGGAGAGGGCGGCAACCGCTTTATGCCAGACGCCGCCGGTGGTTTGGCGCTCCCTTTCGTCTGTGTGATGGCGCGTCAGCATGATCGCAAACAGCATGATGATCGTGATGGCTCCGGAATAGATGAGCACTTGCACAACAGCGACAAATTCGGCGGACAACAGCACGTACAGCCCGGCAATGCCCAAAAATGTCATGACGAGGGCGATGACCATATGGACGACGTTCGTCAGCTGGAGCATCGTCACTCCCCCGGCAATCGCCGTGAGGGCGAGCAAGAAAAAGGCGATGTCCGTTCCGCTCACGGCTTATTCTCCCTTCTTATGTTCGTATCGTTTTCATCAAGCCAGGCCAAATCTTTATACAGAGCGTCGCGGCTGTATTCCGCGAGCTCAAAGTTGTTCGTCATGACAATCGCTTCCGTTGGGCATACTTCCGTGCACAAATCACATAAAATGCAAATTTCAAAGTTGATGTTGTACGTCTCAATCACTTTCCCTTTTTTCGTCGGATCGGGATGTTTTTTCCCGGTCAGCTGGATGCATTCGGTCGGGCAAATGTTGACACACTGGTTGCACACGATGCATTTTTCGGGATAAAATTTCTGGATGCCCCGAAACCGATCCGGGAGCGGGAGCGGTTCGTGCGGGTAATCGTACGTCACTTTTTCGCGCGTCAACTCTTTTAACGTATACGCCAATCCTTTCATCAACCCTATCATCCGTCTACCCCTCTCATGGGAAAAGTGGCGTTCCGACACGACCTCTGCCCGAAGGAGGAGGCCATGCTCATGGGCGGCTGCCCCCTTCCTGGCAAGACAAGTTACTTTGTTTCTTTAGAGGACTGGCGAAAAACGACCGATTTCGCCGAATCCGTTGCTTTTGGTTGAAAGAGAGACGTTGATTTTACAGGACTTCTCAATTTGAGAAAAGTCCGTTTTTCGCGACTTTTCACTAAATCACCGGCTTTTTTAGAAAAACCACGCTTTAACGACCGCCGTCAGCACAATGTTGACGAGCGAAAGCGGAAGCAGCACTTTCCAGGCGAACTCCATCAGCTGGTCGGCGCGCACGCGCGGAAATGTGGCGCGAAACCAAATGAGGACGAAAACAACCGCACAAAACTTCAGCGCAAACCAGACCGCGCCAGGAATCCAGCCGAGAAAGGCGACCGGATGCCAGCCGCCGAGAAACAAAATCGTCACAAGCGCCGCCATGGCGAACAAATACACATACTCGGCGAGCATAAAGAACGCCCAACGGAATCCGGAATATTCGACATGAAAGCCGGCGACCAACTCGGACTCCGCCTCCGGCAAGTCAAACGGCGTCCGGTTCAACTCGGCCACCGCGGCAATGAGGAAAATCAAAAACGCCAACGGCTGGGCGAAAATGAACCAGACGTCTTTTTGCGCCGCAACGATGTCGACTAAATTCATGCTTCCAGCCAAAAGCACGACGCCAAGCGCTGACATGACGAGCGGAATCTCATAGGAAATCATTTGCGCGGCTGCCCGCATGCCGCCAAGCAGAGCGTATTTGTTGTTTGACGCCCAGCCGCCGGCGACAACGCCGACGGTCGTCAAGCCGGAGACAGCGATATAATACAGAAGGCCGACGCCAATATCGGCGAACCGGAACGCATCGGTAAACGGCAATACCGCCAACACCATAAACGACGGCACAAAGGCGATGATCGGCGCCAGCACGTAGAGCGGACGGTCGGCCGCTTTCGGGATCGTATCCTCTTTCAAAAGCAGCTTCAACACATCGGCAACGGTTTGCAGCAGTCCGAAGCGGCCGCCGACTTGGTTCGGGCCGATGCGCCCTTGCATAAACCCCATCACTTTCCGTTCGGCCAAAATGCCGTATGTGACAAAGGCGAGCACAACCGCCAAAAGCAGCGCCCCAAGCCCGAAAAACAGGGCGATGTTCGACCAGCCAGGCGTGGATTCAAGCCATTGTTCCATCATCCGTCGACCTCCCCAAGCACAATGTCAATCGACCCAAGAATGGCGATGACATTGGCCAAGTTTTCCCCTTTGAGCAGCTTCGGGAGTATTTGCAAGTTGTAAAACGATGGGCGCCGGAATTTGAGGCGGTACGGCTCTTTTTTGCCGTCGCTCGCAATATAGCAGCCGATCTCGCCGCGCGGCGCTTCGATGCGGACAAATGTCTCACCCGGCGGCGCTTTAATGATGCGGGGCACTTTTCCCATGATCGGCCCCTCAGGCGGAAATTGCTCGCACGCCTGCTCGATGATGCGGAGCGACTGTTCGATTTCCGCCATCCGGCATTCATAGCGGGCGAGGCAATCGCCGCCCTCGCGCACCGGCACGTCAAAATCAAAGCGGTCATAGATCGAATACGGTTCATCTTTGCGCAAATCCCATTTGACGCCGGTCGACCGCAAGTTGACGCCGCTCAGCGAATAGCTGATCGCCTCTTCTTTCGTATACCGCCCGACGCCGGTGACGCGCTGGCGGAAAATTTCATTGCCGGTGACAAGCTCATGATAGCCGTGAAGTTTCTCCCGCATGTACGGAACGAACTGCTTCACTTTGTCAATCCAACCGTCCGGCGCATCCCATTTGACCCCGCCGATGCGCATATAGTTGAACGTCAACCGCGCTCCAGACAGCTCATTTAATAGATTAATAATCATTTCGCGTTCGCGGAACGCGTACAAAAACGGGCTCGTCGCGCCAAGGTCAAGCAAGTACGTCCCCCACCAGACAAGGTGGCTGGCGATCCGCCCAAGCTCCATGGCGAGAACGCGCAAATATTCGGCCCGCTCCGGCACTTCAATGCCCATCATCGTTTCGACCGCATGGCAAAGCACATAGTTGTTCGTCATCGCTGATAAATAGTCCATCCGGTCGGTGTACGGGATGATTTGCGTATATTGCAGCCCTTCGGCAATTTTCTCCGTTCCGCGATGCAAATAGCCGATGACCGGTGTCGCTTCTTGAATGATCTCGCCGTCAAT
Above is a window of Geobacillus thermoleovorans DNA encoding:
- the spoIID gene encoding stage II sporulation protein D codes for the protein MVKRLKPVMALALSLFVAILVIPTALVLPFYDGKVAKLAEQLHKQEQVQRSQAAEGPSIDVAVYRSKEQRVEHIPLEQYVIGVVAAEMPAEFELEALKAQALTARTYIVKQLLANQPFRLPKGANVTDTVAHQVYYSDDELRKLWGSDYDWKMKKVTKAVMDTQGQILTYNNEPIEALFFSTSNGYTENSEAYWQSDFPYLKSVASPWDKQSPKFYQRKTMSVAEFERRLGVQLPADGSVGVIVSRTPGRRVGEVKIGGKTFTGRDVRERLGLPSSDFTWVRNGDDIIITTKGYGHGVGMSQYGANFMAKEGKTYADIVKYYYRGVHISSATAFLNKLTAKNG
- a CDS encoding NADH-quinone oxidoreductase subunit M, coding for MMFLSLLVFSPLLGIVLLMFVRKTDERMIQWLGTATTVPPLILALFAFIQSGRGFRLERLDEARDWVRLTDLPFLTDAAYVIRYELGIDGLSLVFIVLTAVLATLAALASMLVKTEKKGYFLWLLALEIGMLGVFSAANFVWFFLFLEVTLVAMFLLVGKWGGFERERAAYSYLLYNGLGSALLLVVIAVLLARTGTANFALLHEMLHNPAAEGQLIAPLTEEGSRWLLGGLLLAFAVKLPAVPFHRWLIRVHVEAPPPVVMLHAGVLLKIAAYGMIRFGVGLFPDEFRSFAGVLALFGVINVLYGALLALRQRELKRVLAYSSVSHMGVVLIGLGALNEAGIQGAVFQSVAHGLISALSFLLVGVLAHRMGTTDINRLGGLTKAMPLFSGYLLTAALALLGLPGLAGFVGEFTSFLGLFQTKPALAAVGALGLIFAAVYSLKAVLDITFGRPRDRREAVMGWREPQASAASLGEPQGGVVDLQGKEAVPAFILVALIVAVGVYPQLLAAPLTAVVKTMMNGLGG
- a CDS encoding DUF1146 family protein; the protein is MMPVIGQQALISIIVHLAFLAVTWWTLQAVRLEVLLRPNRVVQGRLLYILLTIAIGSTVANFFLDYWAWSTDLPYLFRE
- a CDS encoding YwmB family TATA-box binding protein; translated protein: MRKNPICWLMALAAAVLLLAAGQYRTEGARGNEWSEPLEMMAHTLAQHGASLGRWVVYTREYAHDIQNDADFFKKMAEFKQTYRSFRWTFHQTSHWQKVIGTNEHSFFREQIQLVMTVTNGTPQTYILYEATGPTWSQAGWKEAAQHIQKTTNGLFVNHSTFFACIEGEFSGNMEGGLFDQASQLLRDFQATPVEWLREESLVSLSAYTGQWKNVLPAANHQPINLQLALREKLGGKTRVVAGTPIITIEY
- the nuoN gene encoding NADH-quinone oxidoreductase subunit NuoN gives rise to the protein MNDVWQSDWSMMAPEWIVLAAAIALLVIDLALPSDRSRRPLAWGAAAAAALAMIATAAMIPAGSASILHDTFRLDAFAKAFKFILLAGGALALLLVAEWAPKEGSPHRGEFVYMMLFALLGAMMMASSGDLLTLFVSLELLSVSSYILAGLRKTAPASNEAALKYVINGGIATAIMLFGMSYVFGLTGTTNLGGIARRLQETNEPYMLALAFLLLLIGVSFKLATVPFHMWAPDVYEGAPVPATAFFAVVSKTAGFALLLRLLVTIFAAASSEGRDPSSLLLSMQPIITVLAGLTMIIGSVVALRQRSLKRLLAYSGIAHAGYLLAGFAAMSWAMIDSLWMYLLVYTLMNIGAFAIIAHIVNETGSDDLDGLAGLYRHRPFLAAAFGLFLLSLAGIPGTAGFIAKLHIFIGLVVTEPGHYVLAAVMAITTVISYVYYFNLIVQLFFRPTFTAPLGRLPAGLSTAVVLCALGTLAIGWAPGLAYDMLAQFGHFGDFLP
- the murA gene encoding UDP-N-acetylglucosamine 1-carboxyvinyltransferase yields the protein MEKIIVRGGNRLSGTVKVEGAKNAVLPVIAATLLATKGTSTIHDVPALSDVYTISEVLRYLGADVHIADETVTVDATGPLTVEAPFEYVRKMRASVLVMGPLLARNGRARVALPGGCAIGSRPIDQHLKGFEAMGASVKVGNGFIDAEVNGRLRGAKIYLDFPSVGATENIMMAAVLAEGTTVIENCAKEPEIVDLANFLNAMGAKVRGAGTGTIRIEGVDELVGTTHTVIPDRIEAGTFMVAAAITGGNVLVQGAVPEHLGSLIAKLEEMGVTVIEEESGLRVIGPEKLKAVDIKTMPYPGFPTDMQSQMMALLLKAEGTSMITETVFENRFMHVEEFRRMNADIKIEGRSVIINGPCQLQGAEVAATDLRAAAALILAGLAADGYTRVTELRHLDRGYVRFHEKLAALGADIERVREETEQFDQIQTIQWNG